Proteins co-encoded in one Bacillus paramycoides genomic window:
- a CDS encoding NAD(P)-dependent oxidoreductase, whose protein sequence is MKIGIIGATGKAGSRILKEALDRGHEVTAIVRNAAKITEENVKVLEKDVFSLTSNDLQAFDVVVNAFGAPAGEEHLHVDAGNVLIEAMKGAPNTKLLVVGGAGSLFVDEEKTTRVFETPGFPGEYLATAQNQGKNLEILQQTNDITWTFISPSALFALGKRTGSYTAGKDNLLVNSKGDSYVSYEDFAVAALDEIENPKHVNERFTVVSEAE, encoded by the coding sequence ATGAAAATCGGAATCATCGGAGCAACTGGTAAAGCAGGAAGTCGTATTTTAAAAGAAGCATTAGATCGCGGACATGAAGTAACTGCAATCGTAAGAAACGCTGCAAAAATTACAGAAGAAAACGTAAAAGTTTTAGAGAAAGATGTATTCTCTCTTACATCTAATGACCTACAGGCATTTGACGTAGTTGTAAATGCATTCGGCGCTCCAGCAGGCGAAGAACACCTTCACGTAGATGCAGGAAACGTACTAATTGAAGCGATGAAAGGTGCACCAAATACAAAATTACTTGTAGTTGGCGGCGCTGGAAGCTTATTTGTAGACGAAGAGAAAACAACACGTGTATTTGAGACGCCAGGTTTCCCGGGCGAATACCTTGCAACTGCTCAAAACCAAGGTAAAAACTTAGAAATCTTACAACAAACAAATGACATCACTTGGACATTCATCAGCCCTTCTGCACTATTCGCATTAGGAAAACGCACTGGTTCTTATACAGCTGGTAAAGACAACCTTCTTGTGAACTCAAAAGGTGATAGCTACGTAAGTTACGAAGACTTCGCAGTAGCAGCACTTGATGAAATCGAAAATCCAAAACACGTAAACGAACGCTTCACAGTTGTTTCTGAGGCTGAATAA
- a CDS encoding aldo/keto reductase, producing MKNLQSTATLHNGVEMPWFGLGVFKVEDGPELVEAVKSAIKAGYRSIDTAAIYGNEKAVGEGIRAGIKEAGISREDLFITSKVWNSDQGYETTLAAYEESLKKLELDYLDLYLVHWPVEGKYKDTWRALETLYKEKRVRAIGVSNFQIHHLQDVLADAEMKPMINQVEYHPRLTQKELQAFCKEQGIQMEAWSPLMQGQLLDNETLQEIAHKYGKTTAQIILRWDLQNEVVTIPKSTKEHRIIANADIFNFELTKEDMEKIDALNENHRVGPDPDNFDF from the coding sequence ATGAAAAATTTACAAAGTACAGCAACATTGCATAACGGTGTAGAAATGCCTTGGTTCGGTTTAGGTGTTTTTAAAGTAGAAGATGGACCAGAACTTGTAGAAGCTGTGAAATCTGCGATTAAAGCAGGATACCGTAGTATCGATACAGCTGCGATTTATGGAAATGAGAAAGCTGTAGGAGAAGGAATTCGCGCAGGTATAAAAGAAGCAGGCATTTCTCGTGAAGATTTATTCATTACTTCAAAAGTGTGGAATTCGGATCAAGGATATGAAACGACACTTGCTGCATATGAAGAAAGCTTAAAAAAATTAGAGCTAGATTATTTGGATTTATATCTTGTTCATTGGCCTGTAGAAGGGAAATATAAAGATACGTGGAGAGCGTTAGAAACACTTTATAAAGAAAAACGCGTACGTGCAATTGGCGTAAGTAACTTCCAAATCCATCATCTGCAAGACGTGTTAGCAGATGCAGAAATGAAACCGATGATTAACCAAGTGGAATATCACCCTCGTTTAACGCAAAAAGAATTACAAGCGTTCTGTAAAGAGCAAGGTATTCAAATGGAAGCATGGTCACCACTTATGCAAGGTCAATTGTTAGATAACGAAACATTGCAAGAAATTGCTCATAAGTATGGTAAAACGACAGCTCAAATCATTTTACGCTGGGACCTTCAAAATGAAGTTGTAACAATTCCGAAGTCAACGAAAGAACACCGAATCATTGCAAATGCCGATATATTTAATTTCGAATTAACGAAAGAAGATATGGAGAAAATCGACGCGTTAAACGAAAATCACCGCGTTGGTCCAGACCCTGATAACTTCGATTTCTAA
- the tyrS gene encoding tyrosine--tRNA ligase: MNIIDELEWRGAINQQTDEEGLRKLVEEKKISLYCGVDPTGDSMHIGHLIPFMMMKRFQLAGHHPVILIGGATGTIGDPSGRQSERQLQTLEVVQHNVDALTAQMKKLFDFGGNSEVKMVNNYDWTHEINIIEFLRDYGKNFSINSMLAKDIVASRLDTGISFTEFTYQILQAMDFHHLYTKEDVQLQIGGSDQWGNITSGLDLIRKLEGHEAKVFGLTIPLLLKSDGTKFGKSAGGAVWLDPEKTTPFEFYQFWVNTDDRDVVKYLKYFTFLTKERIDELAVKVETEPHKREAQKVLAEEMTKFVHGEEAFLQAVKITAALFSGDIKSLTADEIEQGFKEMPTFQSSKETKNIVEWLVDLGIEPSRRQAREDINNGAISMNGEKVTDVDTDVTVENSFDGRFIIIRKGKKNYSLVKLGE, encoded by the coding sequence ATGAACATTATTGATGAATTAGAATGGCGCGGTGCCATTAATCAACAGACAGATGAAGAAGGTTTACGTAAGCTAGTAGAAGAGAAAAAGATTTCACTATACTGCGGAGTTGATCCGACTGGTGATAGTATGCATATCGGACATTTGATTCCGTTTATGATGATGAAGAGATTCCAGTTAGCTGGTCATCATCCAGTTATTTTAATCGGCGGGGCAACAGGAACAATTGGTGATCCGAGCGGACGTCAATCAGAACGTCAACTTCAAACGTTAGAAGTAGTGCAGCATAACGTGGATGCGTTAACAGCGCAAATGAAAAAGCTGTTTGATTTTGGCGGAAATAGCGAAGTGAAGATGGTAAATAACTACGACTGGACACATGAAATAAACATTATCGAATTTTTACGTGATTACGGAAAAAACTTTAGCATCAATAGCATGTTAGCGAAGGACATTGTAGCAAGTCGTTTAGATACAGGAATTTCTTTCACAGAATTTACGTACCAAATCTTGCAAGCGATGGACTTCCATCATTTATACACGAAAGAAGATGTTCAACTGCAAATTGGTGGTAGTGACCAATGGGGAAATATTACGAGTGGGTTAGACTTAATTCGTAAGTTAGAAGGACACGAAGCGAAGGTATTCGGATTAACGATTCCGTTATTGTTGAAATCAGATGGTACGAAGTTTGGTAAATCAGCAGGTGGTGCGGTTTGGCTTGATCCTGAAAAAACAACACCATTTGAATTTTACCAGTTCTGGGTAAATACAGATGACCGTGATGTCGTTAAATACTTGAAATACTTTACGTTCTTAACGAAAGAGCGCATCGATGAATTGGCAGTGAAGGTAGAAACGGAGCCTCATAAACGTGAAGCGCAAAAAGTATTAGCGGAAGAAATGACGAAATTTGTTCATGGAGAAGAGGCATTCCTGCAAGCTGTGAAAATTACCGCAGCATTATTTAGCGGAGATATTAAATCGTTAACAGCCGATGAAATTGAGCAAGGCTTTAAAGAAATGCCAACATTCCAGTCTTCAAAAGAGACGAAAAATATCGTAGAATGGCTAGTCGATTTAGGAATTGAACCATCTAGACGACAAGCACGTGAGGATATTAATAACGGAGCTATTTCTATGAATGGTGAAAAAGTAACGGATGTAGATACGGATGTGACTGTAGAAAATTCATTTGATGGACGATTTATTATTATTCGTAAAGGGAAGAAGAACTACAGCTTAGTGAAGTTAGGAGAATAA
- a CDS encoding DUF1641 domain-containing protein — MPETMTQTKPEQETVQISASQGQLDVLDQLLKPEVQESLTTLVEQLPKLTELVNILTKSYDFAQTVATDEVLKSDTVGAITELVEPVKDTVKSMAATAIEAKDRADESNEVIGLFGLLKLLKDPQAQKMFRFVNAYLQISAERNNK, encoded by the coding sequence ATGCCAGAAACTATGACTCAAACAAAGCCAGAACAAGAAACTGTACAAATTTCTGCTAGCCAAGGACAACTTGATGTACTTGATCAGTTGTTAAAACCTGAGGTACAAGAATCATTAACAACACTAGTAGAACAGCTTCCAAAATTAACTGAGCTTGTTAACATTTTAACTAAGTCTTATGACTTCGCTCAAACTGTTGCTACTGATGAAGTATTAAAAAGCGACACTGTTGGTGCAATTACAGAGCTTGTAGAACCTGTAAAAGATACAGTGAAAAGCATGGCTGCAACTGCAATCGAAGCGAAAGATCGTGCTGACGAAAGCAACGAAGTTATCGGCCTATTCGGTCTGTTAAAATTACTAAAAGATCCACAAGCACAAAAAATGTTCCGCTTTGTGAACGCATATCTTCAAATTAGTGCAGAACGTAACAATAAATAA
- a CDS encoding MFS transporter yields the protein MFALLALAISAFGIGTTEFISVGLLPSISEDLHVSVTTAGLTVSLYALGVAFGAPVLTSLTASMSRKTLLMWIMIIFIIGNGIAAVATSFTVLLIARVVSAFAHGVFMSIGSTIAAALVPENKRASAIAFMFTGLTVATITGVPIGTFIGQQFGWRASFMVIVAIGIVAFIANSMLIPSNLKKGTSVSFRDQFKLITNGRLLLVFIITALGYGGTFVTFTYLSPLLQEVTGFKASTVTIILLVYGIAIAIGNMIGGKLSNHNPIRALFYMFFIQAIVLFVFTFTAPFQVAGLITIIFMGLFAFMNVPGLQVYVVILAERFVPSAVDVASAINIAAFNAGIALGAYLGGIVTNSLGLIHTAWVGGIMVVGAVILTAWSMMLEKRNQVK from the coding sequence ATGTTTGCTTTATTAGCACTAGCCATTAGTGCGTTTGGAATTGGTACAACCGAATTTATTAGTGTCGGTTTATTACCATCTATTTCAGAGGATTTACATGTTTCTGTTACAACAGCGGGTTTAACCGTTTCTTTATATGCGTTAGGAGTAGCGTTCGGTGCCCCAGTATTAACGTCATTAACAGCTAGTATGTCGCGAAAGACGTTATTAATGTGGATTATGATTATTTTCATTATTGGTAATGGAATTGCGGCGGTGGCAACAAGTTTTACTGTGTTACTTATCGCGAGGGTTGTATCTGCGTTTGCGCACGGCGTTTTTATGTCGATAGGATCCACCATTGCGGCTGCGCTTGTACCAGAGAATAAACGTGCGAGTGCAATTGCATTTATGTTTACTGGTTTAACCGTTGCGACCATTACAGGTGTACCGATTGGAACGTTTATCGGTCAACAATTTGGCTGGAGAGCTTCATTTATGGTAATTGTGGCAATTGGGATCGTTGCTTTCATCGCCAACAGTATGCTAATTCCTTCTAACTTAAAAAAAGGTACGTCTGTATCATTTCGCGATCAATTTAAGTTGATTACGAATGGAAGACTATTACTTGTATTTATTATTACTGCATTAGGATACGGGGGAACATTCGTAACATTTACGTATTTATCCCCGCTATTACAAGAAGTAACAGGATTTAAAGCAAGTACCGTTACAATTATTTTGTTAGTGTACGGAATCGCCATTGCAATAGGGAATATGATCGGCGGAAAATTATCAAATCATAATCCGATTCGAGCATTATTTTACATGTTCTTTATTCAAGCAATTGTATTATTTGTTTTCACATTTACAGCGCCGTTTCAAGTCGCTGGACTCATCACAATTATTTTTATGGGACTATTCGCATTTATGAATGTTCCAGGGCTACAAGTGTATGTCGTTATATTGGCTGAAAGATTTGTACCTAGCGCTGTTGATGTGGCATCCGCGATTAACATTGCAGCGTTTAATGCGGGAATCGCTCTCGGTGCTTATTTAGGAGGCATTGTTACGAACTCGTTAGGATTAATTCATACAGCTTGGGTAGGCGGGATTATGGTAGTGGGCGCTGTTATTTTAACAGCGTGGAGTATGATGTTAGAAAAAAGAAATCAAGTAAAATAA
- a CDS encoding thioester domain-containing protein codes for MNIKQSFKLLAVFLSVLFVLFPLQKAFAEVMDHTKYQMDWSYSKSKKKPIRTELIKTADGKIAFCLNVDLKSPSGQDLPEMGKVDINVYRVLLNGYPQKSPQELGVSDWREAHYATQLAVWNALKQIEINDLDFRNKNVEKLTKEIVAKANASEELQEITMSVIPSEEQEAVLKNDFFETGLYTVETNAKSGTYKVQATGAPAGAKFVNEKGEAKTEFNVGEKFRILIPKQTPAGGFSFKVLGNLTKLQGIAHKGTPTIQNAVVLLERSEEKTSPELSVSWKTTNGHDNNKPHTPNEPHQPNQKR; via the coding sequence ATGAATATAAAGCAATCGTTCAAACTTTTGGCTGTTTTTTTAAGTGTTTTATTTGTGTTATTTCCGCTGCAAAAAGCATTCGCGGAAGTTATGGATCATACAAAGTATCAGATGGATTGGAGTTATAGTAAGTCAAAGAAGAAACCAATTCGAACAGAGCTTATTAAAACAGCAGATGGTAAAATTGCCTTTTGCTTAAATGTAGATTTGAAATCTCCGAGTGGTCAAGATTTACCAGAAATGGGAAAAGTGGATATTAATGTGTACCGTGTACTATTGAATGGATATCCACAAAAGAGTCCACAAGAATTAGGTGTTTCTGATTGGAGAGAAGCACATTATGCAACGCAGCTTGCAGTATGGAATGCATTAAAACAAATCGAGATTAATGATTTAGATTTTCGTAATAAAAATGTAGAAAAGCTAACGAAAGAGATTGTTGCAAAAGCAAATGCTAGTGAAGAATTACAAGAAATTACGATGAGTGTCATACCATCAGAAGAACAAGAAGCAGTATTGAAAAATGATTTCTTTGAAACAGGTTTATATACAGTAGAAACAAACGCAAAAAGCGGAACGTATAAAGTGCAAGCAACAGGTGCACCAGCGGGCGCGAAGTTTGTAAATGAAAAAGGCGAAGCAAAAACGGAATTTAATGTAGGAGAAAAATTCCGCATCTTAATTCCGAAACAAACACCAGCTGGTGGATTTAGCTTTAAAGTATTAGGGAATTTAACAAAGTTACAAGGGATTGCACATAAAGGTACACCAACAATTCAAAATGCAGTCGTATTACTTGAGCGCAGTGAAGAAAAAACAAGTCCGGAGTTATCGGTAAGTTGGAAAACAACAAATGGTCATGATAATAATAAACCACATACTCCAAATGAACCACATCAACCGAATCAAAAGAGATAA
- a CDS encoding winged helix-turn-helix transcriptional regulator: MKKYNIPVEATLEVIGGKWKVVILCHLTKGTKRTSELKRLMPGITQKMLTQQLRELEEDGVIQRKVYNQVPPKVEYSLTDYGWSLESILDSLCTWGECHLEKSGNTSMLITEGEQ, translated from the coding sequence ATGAAGAAATATAACATTCCCGTTGAAGCAACTTTAGAGGTTATCGGTGGAAAATGGAAAGTCGTTATTCTTTGCCACTTAACGAAAGGTACAAAGAGAACGAGTGAATTAAAACGTCTCATGCCTGGTATTACACAGAAAATGTTAACGCAGCAATTACGCGAACTAGAAGAAGATGGAGTTATTCAAAGAAAGGTATACAATCAAGTACCACCGAAAGTAGAATATTCCCTTACAGACTACGGTTGGTCTTTAGAATCCATTCTTGATTCCCTTTGTACTTGGGGCGAATGCCATCTTGAAAAAAGCGGTAACACATCGATGCTAATAACAGAAGGTGAACAATAA
- a CDS encoding SET domain-containing protein, translating to MIEVKTSELSDGEFNRGVFATRDIKKGELIHAAPVISYPNEQHEHIEKTLLADYAFEYGVNHTAILLGYGMLFNHSYTPNATYDIVFENHTFNFFAYKDIKAGEEILINYNGEVDNDELLWFDKEKEENEK from the coding sequence ATGATCGAAGTTAAGACTTCTGAACTTAGTGATGGAGAATTTAATAGAGGTGTATTTGCAACTCGTGATATTAAAAAAGGTGAGTTGATACACGCAGCACCAGTTATCTCTTATCCGAATGAACAGCATGAACACATTGAGAAAACGTTGCTTGCTGATTACGCATTTGAGTATGGGGTAAATCATACGGCAATCCTTTTAGGATACGGTATGTTATTTAATCATTCATATACACCGAATGCAACGTATGATATTGTCTTCGAGAACCATACGTTTAACTTCTTCGCTTATAAGGATATAAAAGCGGGAGAAGAAATCTTAATCAATTATAATGGTGAAGTTGATAATGACGAGCTGTTATGGTTTGATAAGGAAAAAGAAGAGAACGAAAAGTAA
- a CDS encoding endonuclease/exonuclease/phosphatase family protein: protein MKKLLKIVLICILIGACILGGFLAYMTITKEQPADVISLKVENNKERVLASENEFKVTTFNIGYGGLDKDQDFFMDGGKGSGSSSKEQTETNLKNMLSFLQNENSDFALLQEVDIKSMRSFDVNEHEFLKKGLPDYASSFGKNYDTKWVPVPITSPMGYAEAGLSTFSKYTVQTAKRFQLPGMEPWPKRLFDLDRAIVEHTIPVNNGKHVRLVNLHLSAYDEGGKIRKQQVEYLKEYMNKHYKNGDYVIMGGDWNQLVSNAQLSDPKFVKERPEWLVELPKDFTDGGFKWAVDPSVMTVRDDVKKYVEGENFVTIIDGFIVSPNVEIVNVQGKNLKFENSDHNPVSAVFKLE from the coding sequence TTGAAGAAGTTATTAAAAATAGTACTTATATGTATTTTGATAGGAGCTTGCATTTTAGGTGGTTTTTTAGCGTATATGACAATTACAAAAGAACAGCCTGCTGATGTTATAAGTTTGAAGGTGGAAAATAATAAGGAGCGTGTATTAGCGTCTGAAAATGAGTTTAAAGTTACAACGTTTAATATTGGATATGGTGGATTAGATAAGGATCAAGATTTCTTTATGGATGGTGGAAAAGGATCTGGTTCAAGTAGTAAAGAGCAAACGGAAACGAACTTAAAGAATATGCTTTCGTTTTTACAAAATGAGAATAGTGATTTTGCGTTATTACAAGAAGTCGATATAAAATCAATGCGATCATTTGATGTGAATGAGCATGAGTTTTTGAAAAAAGGATTACCTGATTATGCTTCGTCGTTCGGAAAGAACTATGATACAAAATGGGTTCCCGTTCCAATTACAAGTCCAATGGGATATGCGGAGGCTGGATTAAGTACATTTTCTAAATATACAGTTCAAACAGCGAAGAGATTCCAGCTTCCTGGAATGGAGCCTTGGCCGAAGCGCTTATTCGATTTAGATCGAGCGATTGTTGAACATACAATCCCTGTTAATAATGGAAAGCATGTTAGACTTGTAAACTTACATTTGTCTGCATATGATGAAGGCGGGAAAATTAGAAAACAGCAAGTAGAGTATTTAAAAGAATATATGAACAAGCATTATAAAAATGGTGATTACGTAATAATGGGCGGAGATTGGAATCAATTAGTTTCAAATGCTCAGTTAAGTGATCCGAAGTTTGTGAAAGAGCGTCCGGAATGGTTAGTAGAGTTACCAAAGGACTTTACTGATGGTGGCTTTAAGTGGGCTGTAGATCCGTCTGTTATGACTGTGAGAGATGATGTGAAGAAATATGTGGAGGGTGAAAACTTCGTCACGATTATTGATGGCTTCATCGTTTCACCGAATGTGGAGATTGTAAATGTGCAAGGGAAAAATTTAAAGTTTGAAAATAGCGATCATAACCCAGTGAGTGCGGTATTTAAGCTGGAGTAA
- the murB gene encoding UDP-N-acetylmuramate dehydrogenase: protein MNMQEVYEYLSTVLPEGHVKQDEMLKNHTHIKVGGKADVFVAPTNYDEIQKVIKYANKYNIPVTFLGNGSNVIIKDGGIRGITVSLIHITGVTVTGTTIVAQCGAAIIDVSRIALDHNLTGLEFACGIPGSVGGALYMNAGAYGGEISFVLTEAVVMTGDGELRTLTKEAFEFGYRKSVFANNHYIILEARFELEEGVHEEIKAKMDDLTFKRESKQPLEYPSCGSVFKRPPNNFAGKLIQESGLQGKRIGGVEVSLKHAGFMVNVDNGTAQDYIDLIHFVQKTVEEKFGVKLEREVRIIGEDKE, encoded by the coding sequence ATGAATATGCAAGAGGTTTATGAATATTTAAGTACGGTATTGCCTGAAGGTCATGTGAAACAAGATGAAATGTTAAAGAATCATACGCATATTAAAGTTGGTGGAAAAGCAGATGTGTTCGTTGCACCGACAAATTATGATGAAATTCAAAAAGTTATTAAATATGCTAACAAATATAATATTCCAGTTACGTTTTTAGGAAATGGATCGAATGTCATTATTAAAGATGGTGGAATTCGCGGAATTACAGTAAGTTTAATTCATATTACAGGTGTTACTGTAACAGGAACGACGATTGTAGCACAGTGCGGTGCGGCAATTATTGATGTATCACGTATTGCATTAGATCATAATTTAACGGGTCTTGAGTTTGCTTGTGGTATTCCAGGTTCAGTTGGCGGAGCATTATATATGAATGCTGGTGCTTACGGCGGTGAAATTTCGTTTGTATTAACAGAAGCTGTCGTAATGACAGGTGATGGAGAGCTACGTACTTTGACGAAAGAAGCATTTGAATTTGGATATCGTAAGAGTGTATTTGCGAACAACCATTACATTATTCTTGAAGCGAGATTTGAACTTGAAGAAGGTGTACATGAAGAAATTAAAGCAAAAATGGATGATTTAACGTTCAAACGTGAGTCAAAACAGCCTCTAGAATATCCTTCATGTGGTAGCGTATTTAAGCGCCCACCAAATAACTTTGCTGGTAAACTAATTCAAGAATCAGGGCTACAAGGTAAGCGAATTGGCGGAGTGGAAGTTTCTCTAAAACACGCTGGATTTATGGTGAATGTTGATAACGGAACAGCACAAGATTACATCGATTTAATTCACTTCGTACAAAAGACTGTTGAAGAGAAATTTGGCGTGAAGTTAGAGCGAGAAGTAAGAATTATTGGAGAAGATAAAGAATAA
- a CDS encoding NAD(P)/FAD-dependent oxidoreductase gives MSKQIVILGAGYGGLLAALNVRKYYSKSEAQVTVINQYPTHQIITELHRLAAGNVSEQAIAMPLTKLFKGKDIDLKIATVESFSVDSKEIKLAGGTTLSYDALVVALGSKTAYFGIPGLEENSMVLKSAADANKIYKHVEDRIREYAKTKNEADATIVIGGGGLTGVELVGELADIMPKLAKSHGVNPKEVKLLLVEAGPKILPVLPDHLIERATTSLEARGVTFLTGLPVTNVAGNEIDLKDGQKLVANTFVWTGGVQGNPLIGESGLEVNRGRATVDAYLQSTSHKNVFVAGDSAVVFAPDGRPYPPTAQIAWQMGELIGYNLYAALKGKAFEEFAPVNSGTLASLGRKDAVATIGASNTPLKGLPASLMKEASNVRYLSHIKGLFSLAY, from the coding sequence ATGTCAAAACAAATTGTCATCTTAGGCGCTGGTTATGGCGGTCTTCTTGCCGCTTTAAACGTACGTAAATATTACAGCAAATCAGAAGCACAAGTTACAGTGATTAACCAATACCCAACACACCAAATCATCACTGAATTACACCGCCTTGCAGCTGGTAACGTGTCTGAGCAAGCAATTGCAATGCCACTTACAAAGCTTTTCAAAGGTAAAGATATCGATCTTAAAATTGCAACAGTTGAGTCATTCTCAGTTGATAGCAAAGAAATCAAACTAGCTGGCGGCACTACTTTATCTTACGATGCACTTGTAGTTGCTTTAGGAAGTAAAACTGCTTACTTCGGTATTCCAGGACTAGAAGAAAACAGCATGGTATTAAAATCTGCTGCTGATGCAAACAAAATCTACAAACACGTTGAAGACCGTATTCGTGAATACGCGAAAACGAAAAACGAAGCTGATGCTACAATCGTAATCGGTGGTGGCGGATTAACTGGCGTTGAGCTAGTTGGTGAGCTTGCTGACATTATGCCTAAACTTGCAAAAAGCCACGGCGTAAATCCAAAAGAAGTTAAACTTCTTCTTGTGGAAGCAGGTCCAAAAATCCTTCCAGTATTACCAGACCACTTAATCGAACGTGCAACTACTAGCCTAGAAGCACGCGGCGTTACATTCTTAACAGGTCTTCCTGTAACAAACGTTGCTGGCAACGAAATCGACTTAAAAGATGGTCAAAAACTTGTTGCTAACACATTCGTTTGGACAGGTGGCGTTCAAGGTAACCCACTAATCGGTGAATCAGGTCTTGAAGTAAACCGTGGTCGTGCAACAGTTGATGCATACCTACAATCTACTTCTCACAAAAACGTATTCGTTGCTGGAGACAGCGCTGTTGTCTTCGCTCCAGACGGACGTCCATACCCACCAACTGCACAAATCGCTTGGCAAATGGGTGAGTTAATTGGATACAACTTATACGCTGCACTAAAAGGCAAAGCATTCGAAGAGTTCGCACCTGTAAACTCTGGAACACTTGCTAGTCTAGGACGTAAAGATGCTGTTGCTACAATCGGAGCAAGCAATACTCCACTTAAAGGCTTACCAGCATCATTAATGAAAGAAGCAAGTAACGTTCGTTACTTATCACACATTAAAGGTCTATTCAGCTTAGCTTACTAA
- a CDS encoding DUF4077 domain-containing protein produces MEWLKETCFSSLEKESQKNHLLLFITICSFFLGIILIGYYGYIFRPSVLPFWICGMSVVVFGTSFTFIKSMESVYKYIMTFMLLIMSFIMIQAFNESPAVFQMVYFTLAVSLIYLSERLVIILGGVAVVITFVLCSYWPEQFFAYTAASEAANFASLLAIVTIAMWGVTKIGSNLLARLSDEKQEVMRKAQELEETQRLIEETVVKLDSNFNHLRQNMNISMESMGEINFAFEEVAVGTQSQSEMMHRSVEVLNEMEGNIEQIISQVRNASIRVDESLEISKGSVHTLRNFEANMKSLNDVVSQSGIIFRDLMIQSKQINEIVDVITNISSQTSLLALNANIEAARAGEHGKGFAIVANEVLKLAEESNRSAGRIQGILKEFSNQASKVEVQVEKSERVQEECNEMLASVLTNVTDLGKFIDTINDVMREIVGHQESFQVKTTNIVKDVTHASNVIQQTSAATEEVLASVEEEKHRNDTSVKTLHTVSEQVKLLEDILEK; encoded by the coding sequence ATGGAGTGGTTAAAGGAAACTTGTTTTTCTAGCCTTGAGAAAGAATCACAGAAAAATCATTTATTGCTGTTTATTACGATTTGTAGTTTCTTCCTTGGGATAATCCTGATTGGGTATTACGGATATATTTTTAGACCGAGCGTACTACCGTTTTGGATTTGTGGTATGTCTGTAGTTGTATTTGGAACAAGCTTTACATTTATAAAAAGTATGGAATCAGTGTATAAATATATCATGACATTTATGTTGCTTATAATGTCTTTCATTATGATACAAGCATTTAATGAAAGCCCGGCTGTATTTCAAATGGTCTACTTTACACTAGCGGTTTCACTTATTTATTTAAGTGAACGTCTCGTTATCATTCTTGGCGGAGTAGCGGTTGTGATCACATTTGTTCTTTGTAGTTATTGGCCGGAGCAATTTTTTGCTTATACAGCCGCATCTGAAGCTGCAAACTTTGCAAGCTTGTTAGCGATCGTAACGATTGCTATGTGGGGCGTAACGAAGATTGGCTCTAATCTGTTAGCCCGCTTAAGTGATGAGAAGCAAGAAGTAATGAGGAAAGCTCAGGAGTTAGAAGAAACGCAAAGACTTATTGAGGAAACGGTTGTAAAACTAGATAGTAATTTCAATCATTTAAGACAAAATATGAATATATCGATGGAGTCGATGGGTGAAATTAATTTCGCTTTTGAAGAGGTGGCAGTTGGTACTCAATCACAATCAGAGATGATGCATCGTTCGGTAGAAGTATTGAATGAGATGGAGGGGAATATTGAACAAATCATTTCTCAAGTAAGAAATGCATCGATTCGTGTTGATGAAAGTTTAGAAATTTCAAAGGGTAGTGTACATACTTTGCGAAATTTTGAAGCGAATATGAAAAGTTTAAATGATGTTGTTTCACAATCAGGAATTATATTTAGAGATTTAATGATACAGTCGAAGCAAATTAATGAAATTGTAGATGTAATAACGAATATTTCAAGTCAGACGAGTTTGCTAGCTTTAAATGCAAATATTGAAGCGGCAAGAGCAGGTGAGCATGGAAAAGGGTTTGCTATTGTGGCGAATGAAGTATTAAAGCTGGCCGAAGAATCGAATCGTTCTGCGGGGAGAATTCAAGGTATTTTGAAGGAGTTTAGTAATCAAGCAAGTAAGGTAGAAGTGCAGGTAGAGAAATCAGAAAGAGTACAAGAAGAATGTAACGAAATGTTAGCAAGCGTTTTAACAAACGTAACGGATTTAGGAAAGTTTATTGATACAATCAATGATGTAATGAGAGAAATCGTTGGTCATCAAGAAAGTTTCCAAGTTAAAACGACGAATATCGTAAAGGATGTTACACATGCTTCTAATGTAATTCAGCAAACTTCTGCGGCTACGGAAGAAGTGTTAGCAAGTGTGGAAGAAGAAAAACATCGAAATGATACATCAGTGAAGACATTACATACTGTTAGTGAGCAAGTGAAGTTGTTAGAAGATATTTTAGAAAAGTAA